Proteins from a genomic interval of Triplophysa dalaica isolate WHDGS20190420 chromosome 13, ASM1584641v1, whole genome shotgun sequence:
- the elp3 gene encoding elongator complex protein 3, which yields MGKPKKKSDLSRAELMMMTIADVINQLVEAHEQGKDINLNKVKTKTSAKYGLSAQPRLVDIIAAVPSHYRRALVPKLKAKPIRTASGIAVVAVMCKPHRCPHISFTGNICVYCPGGPDSDFEYSTQSYTGYEPTSMRAIRARYDPYLQTRHRVEQLKQLGHSVDKVEFIVMGGTFMALPEEYRDYFIRNLHDALSGHSSNNVAEAVRYSERSNTKCVGITIETRPDYCLKRHLSDMLAYGCTRLEIGVQSVYEDIARDTNRGHTVRAVCESFHLAKDAGFKVVAHMMPDLPNVGMERDVEQFIEFFENPAFRPDGLKLYPTLVIRGTGLYELWKTGRYKSYSPSALVDLVARILALVPPWTRVYRVQRDIPMPLVSSGVEHGNLRELALARMKDMGTECRDVRTREVGIQEIHHKLRPYQVELIRRDYVANGGWETFLSYEDPEQDILIGLLRLRRCSPQSFRPELKGGVSIVRELHVYGSVVPVSSRDPSKFQHQGFGMMLMEEAERISRDEHGSGKLAVISGVGTRNYYRKMGYELEGPYMVKNLY from the exons ATGGGAAAGCCGAAAAAGAAGA GTGACCTCAGCCGTGCAGAGCTGATGATGATGACTATTGCAGATGTCATCAACCAGCTGGTTGAAGCCCATGAGCAGGGAAAAGATATTAACCTTAACAA AGTCAAGACAAAAACATCAGCCAAGTACGGCCTCTCTGCACAGCCTCGGCTGGTGGACATCATAGCTGCAGTGCCATCTCACTATAGACGTGCCTTGGTGCCCAAACTAAAAGCCAAACCTATCCGCACTGCCAGTGGG ATTGCAGTTGTTGCTGTGATGTGTAAACCCCATCGGTGTCCACACATCAGTTTCACCGGCAACATCTGTGT ataCTGCCCAGGGGGACCAGACTCCGATTTCGAATATTCAACACAGTCTTACACTGGATATGAG CCCACGTCGATGAGAGCCATCCGTGCACGCTACGATCCCTACCTCCAGACTAGACACAGGGTAGAACAA CTCAAACAGCTTGGTCACAGCGTGGATAAAGTGGAGTTCATTGTGATGGGAGGCACATTCATGGCTCTGCCTGAGGAATACAGGGACTATTTCATCCGTAACCTCCACGACGCACTGTCAGGACACTCGTCCAACAATGTCGCGGAGGCAGTCAG ATACTCTGAACGCAGTAACACCAAATGTGTCGGCATCACAATCGAGACGAGACCTGACTACTGCCTGAAGAGACACTTGAGTGATATGCTGGCATACGGTTGCACAAGACTGGAGATCGGTGTGCAGAGCGTGTATGAAGATATTGCCCGCGATACCAACAG GGGACACACAGTGCGGGCTGTGTGTGAGTCTTTCCACCTGGCTAAAGATGCTGGTTTTAAAGTCGTAGCTCATATGATGCCGGACTTGCCAAATGTTGGCATGGAAAGAGACGTGGAGCAATTTATA GAATTTTTTGAGAATCCAGCATTCAGGCCAGATGGGCTCAAACTTTACCCGACATTGGTGATTCGAGGCACCGGACTTTATGAGCTGTGGAAAACAGGGCGATATAAGAGTTACTCCCCCAGTGCTTTGGTCGACCTGGTAGCACGGATTCTAGCGCTGGTCCCACCTTGGACACGTGTGTACCGCGTGCAAAG GGATATCCCCATGCCATTGGTAAGCTCTGGCGTGGAACATGGAAATCTAAGGGAGCTGGCACTGGCTAGAATGAAAGACATGGGGACTGAG TGCAGAGATGTAAGAACCAGAGAAGTGGGCATACAAGAAATCCATCACAAACTTCGACCATACCAG GTCGAGCTGATCCGCAGAGACTATGTGGCTAATGGAGGCTGGGAGACCTTCTTGTCTTATGAGGACCCGGAGCAGGACATTCTAATTGGTCTCCTGCGTCTCCGCCGGTGCTCACCACAGTCCTTCCGGCCGGAGTTGAAGGGCGGCGTATCCATCGTCCGAGAGCTCCATGTGTACGGAAGTGTGGTCCCCGTCAGCAGCCGAGACCCTAGCAAGTTTCAGCATCAG GGTTTCGGGATGATGTTGATGGAGGAGGCGGAGAGAATATCAAGGGACGAGCACGGCTCAGGCAAACTGGCTGTTATCTCAG gtGTTGGTACCAGGAACTACTATAGGAAAATGGGTTATGAACTTGAAGGACCGTATATGGTGAAAAACCTTTATTGA
- the si:ch211-63o20.7 gene encoding serine/threonine-protein kinase pdik1l-B-like gives MDDIYTLQQEVGRGSYGVVFKGRVSETGWWGQRGDTVAIKRLPCCNPESIELYLQELWAMKITARNHPNVIALYNCLLQTGPKTLQPLRSGRLPLDLVESTLKGRVVDKDSKTQMRNSSRSKRRLMSKEEVPRRCFALWLVMEYCEGGDLNQYILSRPPDAECNHVVVQQLSSAIAFLHESGIVHRDIKPDNVLVSLTKTGPVIKVADFGLSKMVDNPTDGVRSRLTLSSTCGSDFYMAPEVWAGRNYTAQADIFSLGVLFWAVLERITFIEDGTNQEQLGAYVMRGRWLAPLGEALCDNPDLQLVIPMRARRAPPLPPPSNSLCALLLDMLDSDPDARPNADQLKKRVHSAILLY, from the exons ATGGATGATATCTACACTTTGCAGCAGGAGGTGGGAAGAGGAAGCTACGGCGTGGTCTTCAAGGGCCGTGTGTCAGAGACAGGCTGGTGGGGCCAGAGGGGTGACACGGTGGCCATCAAACGTCTACCGTGTTGTAACCCAGAGAGTATAGAGCTATACTTGCAGGAGCTCTGGGCCATGAAGATCACAGCACGAAACCACCCCAATGTCATCGCTCTGTACAACTGCCTCTTACAGACCGGACCAAAAACACTGCAGCCCCTGAGATCAGGTAGGCTGCCTTTGGACTTAGTTGAGAGCACTCTTAAAGGGAGAGTAGTGGACAAAGACTCAAAAACCCAGATGAGGAATTCATCCAGATCGAAGAGGAGACTGATGTCCAAAGAGGAGGTTCCACGACGGTGCTTTGCCCTCTGGTTGGTGATGGAGTACTGCGAGGGAGGCGATCTGAATCAGTACATTCTGTCCAGGCCTCCGGATGCTGAGTGCAACCATGTTGTAGTTCAACAGCTCAGCAGTGCCATTGCCTTCCTGCATGAAAGTGGAATAGTGCATCGTGATATAAAGCCAGATAATGTTCTTGTCTCTCTTACTAAAACTGGACCAGTGATTAAG GTGGCAGACTTTGGCCTTAGTAAGATGGTGGACAATCCTACAGATGGTGTCCGTAGTAGACTGACTCTATCTTCTACCTGTGGCTCAGATTTCTATATGGCTCCTGAAGTGTGGGCAGGCCGTAATTACACAGCCCAGGCTGACATCTTCTCTCTGGGTGTGTTGTTCTGGGCCGTGCTGGAGAGAATCACATTCATTGAGGACGGAACCAATCAAGAACAACTTG GAGCGTATGTTATGCGAGGCCGCTGGCTTGCACCGTTAGGAGAGGCACTATGTGACAACCCTGACCTGCAGCTGGTCATCCCAATGAGGGCACGAAGGGCTCCCCCACTGCCGCCACCATCTAACTCCTTGTGTGCACTGCTCCTGGACATGCTCGATTCTGACCCTGACGCCCGGCCCAATGCAGACCAGCTGAAGAAACGGGTTCACTCTGCTATACTGTTATACTGA
- the pnocb gene encoding prepronociceptin b isoform X1, whose amino-acid sequence MQRRPLSKCMFSVNVMKTPFWTLLLLSLCSLGHSDCQGDCLTCGLLLPEQQAFNTLLCILECESQASPALTWDLCYQAVGLNQLPLALQEETSKRSDNELQPVATVSIENDNGVEFTEALERFRHAAQALRSQQASEEVETPQKLALSYDPGTEVEQDGLDADEEKSNDAGLNLSKRFGGFIKGRHGFKKLVSSGRPLQKRYGGFIGIRKSARKWNNQKRVSQLLRQYLSLTGRSGRSGYISNISARIRRQNDM is encoded by the exons ATGCAAAGGCGTCCGTTATCAAAG TGTATGTTCAGTGTAAACGTCATGAAGACCCCATTTTGGACCCTTCTACTTTTAAGCCTGTGCAGCCTGGGTCACAGTGACTGTCAAGGGGACTGTTTAACCTGTGGACTACTCCTACCCGAACAGCAAGCTTTTAATACACTG CTATGTATCCTGGAATGTGAGTCACAGGCATCCCCGGCATTAACCTGGGATTTGTGTTATCAAGCGGTGGGTTTAAACCAGCTTCCTCTGGCATTACAAGAAGAAACATCAAAGCGCTCAGATAATGAATTGCAGCCTGTGGCCACAGTAAGCATAGAGAATGACAATGGTGTTGAATTTACCGAAGCTTTGGAGCGGTTTCGACACGCCGCGCAAGCTCTCCGCAGCCAGCAGGCCTCAGAGGAGGTGGAGACCCCACAGAAACTTGCACTGTCGTATGATCCGGGGACAGAAGTGGAACAGGATGGTCTAGATGCGGACGAAGAGAAGAGCAACGATGCAGGCTTGAATTTATCCAAGCGATTCGGAGGCTTTATAAAAGGTCGCCACGGCTTCAAAAAGTTGGTGAGCTCCGGGAGGCCTTTGCAGAAACGCTATGGTGGTTTCATAGGGATAAGGAAATCCGCCAGGAAGTGGAACAACCAGAAGCGTGTGAGTCAGTTATTGAGGCAGTACCTGAGCTTGACGGGTCGTTCGGGTCGGTCCGGCTACATCAGCAACATCTCGGCAAGAATCCGAAGACAGAATGACATGTAG
- the pnocb gene encoding prepronociceptin b isoform X2, with translation MFSVNVMKTPFWTLLLLSLCSLGHSDCQGDCLTCGLLLPEQQAFNTLLCILECESQASPALTWDLCYQAVGLNQLPLALQEETSKRSDNELQPVATVSIENDNGVEFTEALERFRHAAQALRSQQASEEVETPQKLALSYDPGTEVEQDGLDADEEKSNDAGLNLSKRFGGFIKGRHGFKKLVSSGRPLQKRYGGFIGIRKSARKWNNQKRVSQLLRQYLSLTGRSGRSGYISNISARIRRQNDM, from the exons ATGTTCAGTGTAAACGTCATGAAGACCCCATTTTGGACCCTTCTACTTTTAAGCCTGTGCAGCCTGGGTCACAGTGACTGTCAAGGGGACTGTTTAACCTGTGGACTACTCCTACCCGAACAGCAAGCTTTTAATACACTG CTATGTATCCTGGAATGTGAGTCACAGGCATCCCCGGCATTAACCTGGGATTTGTGTTATCAAGCGGTGGGTTTAAACCAGCTTCCTCTGGCATTACAAGAAGAAACATCAAAGCGCTCAGATAATGAATTGCAGCCTGTGGCCACAGTAAGCATAGAGAATGACAATGGTGTTGAATTTACCGAAGCTTTGGAGCGGTTTCGACACGCCGCGCAAGCTCTCCGCAGCCAGCAGGCCTCAGAGGAGGTGGAGACCCCACAGAAACTTGCACTGTCGTATGATCCGGGGACAGAAGTGGAACAGGATGGTCTAGATGCGGACGAAGAGAAGAGCAACGATGCAGGCTTGAATTTATCCAAGCGATTCGGAGGCTTTATAAAAGGTCGCCACGGCTTCAAAAAGTTGGTGAGCTCCGGGAGGCCTTTGCAGAAACGCTATGGTGGTTTCATAGGGATAAGGAAATCCGCCAGGAAGTGGAACAACCAGAAGCGTGTGAGTCAGTTATTGAGGCAGTACCTGAGCTTGACGGGTCGTTCGGGTCGGTCCGGCTACATCAGCAACATCTCGGCAAGAATCCGAAGACAGAATGACATGTAG
- the znf395b gene encoding zinc finger protein 395b: MAAVRSSPGLDVVQTGSERQDSLINMQGEGEGVSGQKRLNTGQRIEWPVDANTQQTNRQRFPRSSGVDLPTYRSPESVEMDEIMAAMVLTSLSCSPVVQSPPQRDLLPGDMECCGGELSDSGSSGYWSWDHGSVSPAPSPSVTEMDRRLSQPTDEGLQMELDQTACEELEARRCKSLSRGAYRCLWPGCEKVLTSRVGMKRHIRILHLGGGSEQSHREEDFYYTEVSSEDEETAPSSPAPSFSSGAWTSCSSTQSQTTPGCQDAVQSSPLSQSAPSSVWQIHTEHLYQACAPIQVTVSPGSPTLCSWTLPGDVQQKPQMAAPRSRSVSVGEQWLQRNSAPTRSQTMSASPSRGHCSFRKGRGEAKKCRKVYGVERRDQWCTACRWKKACQRFPD, encoded by the exons ATGGCAGCTGTGAGATCTAGTCCAGGACTGGATGTGGTACAGACGGGCTCAGAAAGGCAGGATTCATTG ATCAACATGCaaggagagggagagggggTGAGTGGACAGAAAAGGCTGAATACAGGGCAAAGAATCGAGTGGCCTGTCGATGCCAACACACAGCAAACAAACCGTCAGCGCTTCCCACGGTCTTCCGGTGTGGACCTGCCCACCTACAG GAGTCCCGAATCAGTCGAGATGGATGAGATCATGGCTGCGATGGTACTCACAAGTCTGTCCTGCAGTCCAGTGGTCCAAAGCCCCCCACAGCGGGATCTCCTTCCAG GGGACATGGAGTGTTGCGGAGGTGAGCTGTCTGATAGTGGCAGCAGTGGATACTGGAGCTGGGACCATGGCAGTGTAAGCCCCGCCCCTTCCCCATCGGTCACTGAGATGGACAGGCGCCTGAGTCAACCGACGGATGAGGGATTGCAAATGGAACTGGACCAAACCGCATGTGAGGAGCTGGAGGCCAGAAGGTGCAAG AGCTTGAGCAGGGGAGCATACAGGTGTCTGTGGCCAGGCTGTGAGAAAGTGTTGACATCACGGGTTGGAATGAAACGGCACATTCGCATTCTTCACTTGGG TGGGGGCTCAGAGCAGTCTCACAGAGAAGAAGACTTCTACTACACAGAGGTATCTTCCGAAGATGAGGAGACTGCACCTTCATCTCCCGCTCCATCGTTCTCCAGTGGGGCCTGGACTTCTTGTAGTTCCACACAAAGCCAAACCACCCCAGGATGCCAAGATGCTGTCCAGTCGAGTCCTCTCAGCCAATCGGCTCCGAGCAGTGTGTGGCAGATTCACACTGAACATCTCTATCAG GCCTGTGCACCCATTCAGGTGACGGTTTCTCCAGGCTCTCCCACCTTATGTAGCTGGACCTTGCCAGGTGATGTCCAGCAAAAACCTCAG ATGGCAGCACCTCGCAGCCGGTCGGTGAGTGTCGGAGAGCAGTGGCTGCAGCGAAACAGCGCCCCCACCAGATCACAGACCATGAGTGCATCTCCCTCTAGAGGGCACTGTTCATTCAG AAAGGGCCGTGGTGAGGCCAAGAAGTGCCGAAAAGTGTATGGTGTGGAGCGAAGGGACCAATGGTGCACTGCCTGCCGGTGGAAGAAAGCCTGCCAGCGCTTCCCGgactaa